The Sinomicrobium kalidii genome contains a region encoding:
- a CDS encoding YraN family protein, whose amino-acid sequence MATHNEFGRKGEELAAEHLLQNGYDILERNYTFDKAEIDIIAKKDDTLAAVEVKARSSIDFGNPQDAVNSKKIQRLVKVIDHYIVTNNLDTEVRFDIIAITKNGKNHTLEHLEDAFYHF is encoded by the coding sequence ATGGCAACGCATAACGAATTCGGCAGAAAAGGAGAAGAACTGGCTGCGGAGCACCTGCTGCAAAACGGGTACGATATCCTCGAACGCAATTACACCTTCGACAAGGCCGAAATAGATATCATCGCAAAAAAAGACGATACCCTGGCCGCAGTAGAGGTAAAAGCCAGGAGTTCCATAGATTTCGGAAATCCGCAGGATGCGGTAAACAGCAAAAAAATACAACGCCTGGTCAAAGTCATAGACCATTATATTGTTACAAATAACCTGGATACCGAAGTAAGGTTTGACATTATAGCCATAACCAAAAACGGAAAGAATCACACCCTCGAACATCTGGAGGATGCATTTTACCATTTCTAA
- a CDS encoding S66 peptidase family protein has translation MFKSIRYSLFVLLLFVMMVKAHTQNPVIIPPYLQKGDTVAIVATARSFQPEDLQSARDSLRNWGLHVVLGKTIGPQYHQLAGTDRERADDLQHMLDDPSVKAIWAARGGYGTVRIVDMLDFTKFRQKPKWIIGYSDVTVLHSHIHKLGIATLHATMPINVKKNSEAAVQSLKKALFGKKLQYKVPSRLQNRMGTAEGQLVGGNLSILYSLLGSPSSINTDGKILLIEDLDEYLYHVDRMMMNLKRNGYFDNLKGLIIGGMTRMHDNSIPWGKDAIGIVKEIADAYDFPVCFDFPAGHLEDNRALILGKDVKLTVGKDSVSLKFKDKK, from the coding sequence ATGTTTAAATCCATCCGTTATTCTTTATTCGTTCTGTTATTGTTTGTTATGATGGTAAAGGCCCATACTCAAAACCCGGTGATCATTCCGCCATACCTTCAAAAAGGCGATACGGTAGCCATCGTGGCCACGGCAAGAAGCTTTCAGCCGGAGGACCTGCAATCGGCCAGGGATTCCCTTCGCAACTGGGGACTTCATGTGGTACTGGGGAAAACCATAGGCCCGCAATACCACCAGCTTGCCGGGACGGACAGGGAACGTGCGGATGATCTGCAGCACATGCTGGACGATCCTTCCGTAAAAGCCATATGGGCTGCCCGCGGAGGATACGGTACCGTTCGTATCGTGGATATGCTGGATTTTACGAAATTCCGCCAAAAGCCCAAATGGATTATCGGTTACAGTGACGTTACCGTGTTGCACAGCCATATCCACAAACTGGGCATAGCCACCCTGCACGCCACCATGCCCATCAATGTGAAAAAAAATTCCGAAGCGGCCGTTCAAAGTCTTAAAAAGGCACTTTTCGGGAAAAAACTGCAATACAAAGTCCCTTCCCGTCTGCAGAACCGTATGGGAACTGCCGAAGGGCAACTGGTAGGAGGCAACCTTTCTATTTTATACAGCCTGCTCGGTTCGCCTTCCTCGATAAATACAGACGGGAAAATACTGCTTATTGAAGACCTGGACGAATACCTCTATCACGTAGACAGGATGATGATGAACCTGAAACGCAACGGGTATTTTGACAACCTGAAAGGTCTCATCATAGGCGGTATGACGCGGATGCACGACAACAGCATTCCCTGGGGCAAGGATGCCATTGGTATTGTAAAGGAAATTGCCGACGCTTATGACTTCCCTGTTTGCTTTGATTTTCCTGCAGGACATCTCGAGGACAACAGGGCATTAATACTGGGGAAAGACGTAAAACTGACTGTCGGAAAGGATTCCGTTAGCCTGAAGTTTAAGGATAAAAAATAA
- a CDS encoding aspartate kinase — MKTISSVVENYIKTKPFLQSALAQGIINLTSLSRIIGPEIEEQLGKEVRSGAVVMALKRLSTDMEFRATHKILKVLKNIGEITVRSSLTDYTFLLSDTILNSQANLLKEVNKNKDAFYTSSRGVNETNIVVSNSLNAMVESLFREEKMTQKVEDLASITVKLPEENVVIPGIYYFIFQRLAWEGIILHEVISTTNEFTIIVGEGQIDKAFKVIKDLKNL; from the coding sequence ATGAAAACGATTTCTTCCGTAGTTGAAAATTACATTAAGACAAAGCCTTTCTTGCAAAGCGCTCTGGCACAGGGTATTATCAATTTAACTTCCCTTTCCAGAATCATCGGGCCGGAGATCGAGGAACAGTTGGGAAAAGAAGTAAGGAGCGGTGCCGTTGTAATGGCATTAAAACGGTTGTCCACCGATATGGAATTCCGTGCCACGCACAAAATACTCAAGGTGTTGAAAAACATAGGAGAAATCACAGTGCGTTCATCCCTTACGGATTATACTTTTTTGCTGTCTGATACCATCCTGAACAGCCAGGCCAATCTGCTGAAAGAGGTCAACAAAAACAAGGATGCCTTTTACACCTCGTCCAGGGGGGTCAACGAAACCAATATTGTGGTCAGCAATTCCCTGAATGCTATGGTAGAGTCCCTTTTCCGGGAAGAAAAAATGACACAGAAAGTTGAGGATCTCGCTTCCATTACGGTCAAACTTCCCGAAGAAAACGTGGTTATTCCCGGAATATACTATTTTATCTTCCAGCGTCTGGCGTGGGAGGGGATCATCCTTCACGAAGTCATCTCCACAACCAATGAATTTACCATCATTGTGGGCGAAGGGCAAATAGACAAGGCATTCAAGGTGATCAAAGACCTGAAAAACCTGTAA
- the metG gene encoding methionine--tRNA ligase, with the protein MPQNPKRYTITSALPYTNGPIHIGHLAGVYVPADIYARYLRLRGKDVAFICGSDEHGVAISMRARKEGVTPGEIIDRYHAMIKKSFADFGISFDNYSRTSAAIHHKTASEFFRKLYDDGKFIEEVTEQLYDEEAGQFLADRFVIGTCPKCGHEEAYGDQCENCGSSLNATDLINPKSTITGTKPVMKQTRHWFLPLDQYDTFLREWILEGHKNDWKPNVYGQVKSWLDEGLKPRAVTRDLDWGIPVPVEGAEGKVLYVWFDAPIGYISSTKEWAEREGIDWEPYWKDKDTKLVHFIGKDNIVFHCVIFPAMLEAEGSYILPDNVPANEFLNLEGNKLSTSKNWAVWLHEYLEDFPGKQDVLRYTLTANAPETKDNDFTWKDFQARNNNELVAIFGNFVNRVIVLTNKYYDGIVPQPGTFTEKDRATLAGLKKYPDIIASAIERYRFREALGQLLNVARLGNKYLAEEEPWKIVKEDAERVQTIMYVALQVAGVLSVLSEPFLPFTAKKLQQMLGRSGSGENAPWDAVTDGDDLLPEGHRVNKAELLFTKIEDQEIKKQLERLEQTRQENKENNKELPARKETISYEDFAKLDMRVGTIIEAEKMKKADKLLVLKVDTGLDVRTIVSGIAQSFKPEEIVGKKVTVLVNLAPRKLRGVESEGMILMTQDSGGKLVFLNPDDAVENGETVS; encoded by the coding sequence ATGCCACAAAACCCAAAACGTTATACGATTACGTCTGCATTGCCGTATACCAACGGGCCCATACATATAGGCCACCTGGCCGGGGTTTATGTTCCTGCCGATATTTATGCCCGTTACCTGAGGTTACGGGGAAAAGATGTCGCTTTTATCTGCGGAAGCGACGAACACGGGGTGGCGATTTCCATGCGGGCCAGGAAAGAAGGGGTTACGCCCGGGGAGATCATTGACAGGTATCATGCGATGATCAAAAAGTCCTTTGCGGATTTCGGAATCTCATTTGACAATTATTCCCGGACTTCGGCAGCGATCCATCATAAAACGGCTTCCGAATTTTTCCGGAAATTGTATGACGACGGGAAATTCATAGAAGAAGTTACCGAGCAATTATATGACGAAGAGGCCGGACAGTTCCTGGCCGACCGTTTTGTTATCGGTACCTGTCCGAAATGCGGCCATGAAGAAGCTTATGGCGACCAGTGTGAAAACTGTGGGTCTTCCCTGAACGCCACAGACCTTATCAATCCGAAATCGACCATAACCGGAACAAAACCGGTGATGAAACAAACACGACACTGGTTCCTTCCTTTGGACCAATACGATACTTTTTTGAGGGAATGGATTCTGGAAGGACATAAAAACGACTGGAAACCCAATGTCTACGGACAGGTAAAATCGTGGCTGGACGAAGGACTGAAACCCCGTGCCGTGACGCGCGACCTCGACTGGGGGATTCCCGTTCCCGTGGAAGGGGCGGAAGGGAAAGTGCTTTACGTATGGTTCGATGCGCCCATTGGCTACATTTCATCTACCAAGGAATGGGCGGAACGGGAAGGTATAGACTGGGAGCCCTACTGGAAAGATAAAGATACGAAGTTGGTACACTTTATAGGAAAAGACAACATCGTATTTCACTGCGTTATCTTTCCTGCCATGTTAGAGGCGGAAGGCAGTTATATATTACCGGACAATGTTCCGGCCAACGAATTTCTGAACCTGGAAGGCAATAAACTGTCAACCTCGAAGAACTGGGCCGTATGGCTGCACGAATACCTGGAGGATTTTCCCGGAAAACAGGATGTGCTCCGCTATACGTTAACGGCCAATGCTCCGGAAACCAAGGACAACGATTTTACCTGGAAAGATTTCCAGGCCAGGAACAACAATGAACTGGTAGCCATCTTCGGAAATTTTGTCAACCGGGTGATTGTGCTTACCAACAAATATTACGACGGGATTGTTCCGCAACCGGGCACGTTTACGGAAAAGGACCGGGCCACCCTGGCCGGGTTAAAGAAATATCCTGATATCATAGCGTCTGCCATAGAGCGCTACCGCTTCCGTGAGGCCCTGGGACAGTTGCTCAATGTAGCACGGCTGGGCAACAAATACCTGGCAGAGGAAGAACCCTGGAAAATAGTGAAGGAAGATGCAGAGCGGGTGCAGACCATTATGTATGTGGCACTTCAGGTGGCCGGGGTGTTGAGTGTGTTAAGCGAACCTTTCCTGCCTTTTACCGCTAAAAAGTTACAGCAGATGCTCGGGCGTTCCGGTTCAGGTGAAAATGCGCCCTGGGATGCCGTTACCGACGGAGACGACCTGCTTCCCGAAGGACACCGTGTAAACAAGGCAGAATTGCTGTTTACCAAGATCGAGGACCAGGAAATTAAAAAACAACTGGAGCGACTGGAACAGACCAGGCAGGAGAACAAGGAAAACAATAAGGAATTGCCCGCCCGGAAGGAAACCATCTCCTATGAGGATTTTGCCAAACTGGATATGCGTGTAGGCACTATCATTGAGGCGGAGAAAATGAAAAAAGCCGATAAACTTTTGGTTTTAAAGGTAGATACGGGACTGGATGTAAGGACTATAGTGTCCGGGATTGCCCAGAGCTTTAAACCCGAGGAAATTGTAGGGAAAAAAGTAACCGTACTGGTTAACCTGGCCCCGAGAAAACTGAGGGGAGTGGAAAGTGAAGGGATGATATTGATGACACAGGACTCCGGGGGAAAACTGGTATTCCTCAACCCGGATGATGCCGTTGAAAACGGGGAAACCGTTTCCTGA